In bacterium YEK0313, one genomic interval encodes:
- a CDS encoding leucine/isoleucine/valine transporter permease subunit, whose protein sequence is MTIAPSQSTTAVATPARDVGGALKDALFAGLVATGVFGPLIGFKTVQDMQNRLVLETRWGLLAAIVAAVAIGRFLISLLARRHVDRPARPAFVLPAALSRGLPPAALAVCFVYPFLIYALTGGSGALKWVDNFGVQILIYIMLAWGLNIVVGLAGLLDLGYVAFYAVGAYAYALLATQIIPATVPQLGVWAFWICLPIAGMLAAFWGIILGFPVLRLRGDYLAIVTLAFGEIIRMVLINWKDFSNGYEGISSIPRPSFFGIPFNASDTGFAATFGFEFTPIHRTLFLYYVILCLALLTAWVSARLRRLPVGRAWEALREDEIACRSLGINTVNTKLTAFAIGAMFGGFAGSFFAARQGFISPESFTFLESATILAIVVLGGMGSLIGTAVAAIVMIGGTELLRELDWMKAIFGNDFDPVQYRMLIFGLAMVAIMVWKPRGFVSTRMPTAFLKNRRAISGDLVKEGHG, encoded by the coding sequence GTGACGATCGCTCCCTCGCAATCCACCACCGCCGTCGCGACCCCGGCCCGCGATGTCGGCGGTGCGCTCAAGGACGCCCTCTTCGCCGGTCTCGTCGCAACCGGCGTGTTCGGCCCGCTCATCGGCTTCAAGACCGTGCAGGACATGCAGAACCGGCTGGTCCTGGAGACCCGCTGGGGCCTGCTCGCGGCGATCGTCGCCGCGGTCGCGATCGGCCGCTTCCTGATCTCGCTCCTCGCGCGCCGCCACGTCGACCGGCCGGCCCGGCCCGCCTTCGTGTTGCCGGCCGCCCTTTCCAGGGGCCTGCCGCCGGCCGCGCTCGCCGTCTGCTTCGTCTATCCGTTCCTGATCTATGCCCTCACCGGCGGCTCCGGCGCCCTGAAATGGGTCGACAATTTCGGCGTGCAGATCCTCATCTACATCATGCTCGCCTGGGGCCTGAACATCGTCGTCGGCCTCGCCGGCCTGCTCGACCTCGGCTATGTCGCCTTCTACGCGGTCGGCGCCTACGCCTATGCGCTGCTGGCGACCCAGATCATTCCCGCGACCGTCCCGCAGCTCGGCGTCTGGGCGTTCTGGATCTGCCTGCCCATTGCCGGCATGCTCGCCGCCTTCTGGGGCATCATCCTCGGCTTTCCGGTGCTGCGCCTGCGCGGCGACTATCTCGCCATCGTCACGCTCGCCTTCGGCGAGATCATCCGGATGGTGCTGATCAACTGGAAGGATTTCTCGAACGGCTACGAGGGCATTTCCAGCATCCCGCGGCCGTCCTTCTTTGGCATTCCCTTCAACGCCTCCGACACCGGATTTGCGGCGACCTTCGGCTTCGAGTTCACGCCCATCCACCGCACCCTCTTCCTCTACTACGTCATCCTGTGCCTCGCTCTGCTCACCGCCTGGGTGTCGGCGCGGCTGCGCCGCCTGCCGGTCGGCCGTGCCTGGGAAGCACTCCGCGAGGACGAGATCGCCTGCCGTTCGCTCGGCATCAACACCGTCAACACCAAGCTCACCGCCTTCGCCATCGGCGCCATGTTCGGCGGCTTCGCCGGCTCGTTCTTCGCCGCCCGGCAGGGCTTCATCTCGCCCGAAAGCTTCACCTTCCTGGAATCGGCGACCATTCTCGCCATCGTCGTGCTCGGCGGCATGGGCTCGCTGATCGGCACGGCGGTGGCCGCCATCGTGATGATCGGCGGCACCGAGCTGCTGCGCGAGCTCGACTGGATGAAGGCCATCTTCGGCAACGACTTCGATCCGGTGCAATACCGCATGCTGATCTTCGGCCTCGCCATGGTCGCCATCATGGTCTGGAAGCCCCGCGGCTTCGTCTCGACGCGCATGCCGACCGCCTTCCTGAAGAACCGCCGCGCAATCTCGGGCGATCTCGTCAAGGAAGGACACGGATGA
- the artM gene encoding Arginine transport ATP-binding protein ArtM, translating to MSGPETVMGGDPASDAPRAVDPILVVEHLTMRFGGLTAIGDLSFAARRGDITAVIGPNGAGKTTVFNCITGFYKPTEGRITLKHPGAGDFLLEQMPDFMISRTAKVARTFQNIRLFSGMTVLENLLVAQHNPLMRASLFSIGGILGLPSYGRAERQAIDKAAYWLERTGLTQRADDPAGDLPYGDQRRLEIARAMCTDPVLLCLDEPAAGLNPRESLELNTLLRFIRQEHGTSLLLIEHDMSVVMEISDHIVVLDYGRKISDGSPAAVREDPKVIAAYLGVDDRDVDKVEAEVGL from the coding sequence ATGAGCGGTCCAGAGACTGTCATGGGCGGCGATCCCGCTTCGGACGCGCCGCGCGCCGTCGATCCGATCCTGGTCGTCGAACACCTGACCATGCGCTTCGGCGGCCTGACCGCCATCGGCGACCTGTCCTTCGCCGCCCGGCGCGGCGACATCACCGCCGTGATCGGCCCGAACGGCGCCGGCAAGACGACGGTGTTCAACTGCATCACCGGCTTCTACAAGCCGACCGAGGGCAGGATCACCCTGAAGCATCCGGGCGCCGGCGACTTCCTGCTGGAACAGATGCCCGACTTCATGATCTCGCGCACAGCCAAGGTCGCGCGCACCTTCCAGAACATCCGTCTGTTCTCGGGCATGACGGTGCTGGAAAACCTGCTGGTCGCCCAGCACAACCCGCTGATGCGCGCCTCGCTCTTTTCGATCGGCGGCATTCTGGGCCTGCCGAGCTATGGCCGCGCGGAAAGGCAGGCGATCGACAAGGCCGCCTACTGGCTGGAGCGCACGGGCCTGACCCAGCGCGCCGACGATCCCGCGGGCGACCTGCCCTACGGCGACCAGCGACGCCTGGAGATCGCCCGCGCCATGTGCACCGATCCGGTGCTGCTCTGCCTCGACGAGCCGGCCGCCGGCCTCAATCCGCGCGAGTCGCTCGAGCTGAACACGCTGCTGCGCTTCATCCGCCAGGAGCACGGCACCTCGCTGCTGCTGATCGAGCACGACATGAGCGTGGTGATGGAGATCTCCGACCATATCGTCGTGCTCGACTACGGCCGGAAGATTTCCGACGGGTCGCCGGCGGCGGTCCGCGAGGATCCCAAGGTGATCGCCGCCTATCTCGGCGTCGACGACCGCGACGTCGACAAGGTCGAGGCGGAGGTCGGCCTATGA
- the livF_30 gene encoding High-affinity branched-chain amino acid transport ATP-binding protein LivF: MTALLSVRGVETYYGAIQALKGVDVDVGAGEIVTLIGANGAGKSTLMMTICGSPQARRGTVVYDGVDITRMPTHQIMRRRIAQSPEGRRIFARMTVYENLQMGASLTDPAHFADDLDKVFALFPRLKERRDQRGGTLSGGEQQMLAIARALMSQPKLLLLDEPSLGLAPLIVAGIFNAIRELNRTEGLTVFLVEQNAYHALKLAHRGYVMVNGTITMSGSGAELLAREEVRAAYLEGGRH, encoded by the coding sequence ATGACCGCCCTCCTTTCGGTGCGTGGCGTCGAAACCTATTACGGCGCGATCCAGGCCCTGAAGGGCGTCGACGTCGATGTCGGCGCCGGCGAGATCGTCACGCTGATCGGCGCCAACGGCGCGGGCAAGTCGACGCTGATGATGACCATCTGCGGCAGCCCGCAGGCCCGGCGCGGCACGGTGGTCTATGACGGCGTCGACATCACCCGCATGCCGACGCACCAGATCATGCGCCGGCGCATCGCCCAGTCGCCCGAAGGCCGGCGCATCTTCGCGCGCATGACCGTCTACGAAAACCTGCAGATGGGCGCCTCGCTGACCGACCCGGCCCATTTCGCCGACGATCTCGACAAGGTCTTCGCCCTGTTCCCGCGGCTCAAGGAGCGGCGCGACCAGCGCGGCGGCACGCTGTCCGGCGGCGAGCAGCAGATGCTGGCGATCGCCCGGGCGCTGATGAGCCAGCCGAAGCTGCTCCTGCTCGACGAGCCCTCGCTCGGCCTCGCGCCCCTGATCGTCGCGGGCATCTTCAACGCCATCCGCGAGCTCAACCGCACCGAAGGCCTCACCGTCTTCCTGGTCGAGCAGAATGCCTATCACGCGCTGAAGCTCGCCCATCGCGGCTACGTCATGGTCAACGGCACCATCACCATGTCGGGCTCCGGCGCCGAGCTCCTGGCGCGCGAGGAAGTGCGCGCGGCCTATCTCGAGGGAGGTCGGCACTGA
- a CDS encoding hypothetical protein (Leu/Ile/Val-binding protein homolog 3 precursor), protein MTKKLLAGLTLGLGLALAVPAQAQIRLGVAGPMTGSSAAFGAQLRNGVEQAVEDINAAGGILGQRIVLSVGDDAGDPRQGVNVANKFAGDGVRFVVGHFNSGVTLPASEVYAENGAVYITPAATNPRVTERGQWNAFRTCGRDDQQGAVAGAYLAQHYRDKKIAIVHDKTTYGKGLADETQKALRAAGLREVIYEGVNTGEKDFSALISKLKAAGVDIVYWGGLHTEGGLIVRQMRDQGVQAPLMSGDGIADNEFAAIAGPGAEGTLMTFPPDPRNRPEAAAIVERFRTQRRFDPQAYTLYSYAAVQIFQQAAIATNSLDPRKIAEHMRSGVVFKTVIGDISYDKKGDITRADYVTYTWRRQPDGKITYVEN, encoded by the coding sequence ATGACCAAAAAGTTGCTTGCCGGGCTGACGCTCGGTCTGGGTCTGGCCCTGGCGGTTCCCGCCCAGGCCCAGATCCGTCTCGGTGTGGCCGGGCCGATGACCGGATCCAGCGCCGCCTTCGGCGCGCAGCTGCGCAACGGCGTCGAACAGGCGGTCGAGGACATCAATGCGGCGGGCGGCATCCTCGGCCAGCGCATCGTGCTGTCGGTCGGCGACGATGCCGGCGATCCGAGGCAAGGCGTCAACGTCGCCAACAAGTTCGCCGGTGACGGCGTCCGCTTCGTCGTCGGCCACTTCAACTCGGGCGTCACCCTGCCCGCTTCGGAAGTCTATGCCGAGAACGGCGCGGTCTACATCACTCCAGCCGCCACCAATCCGCGCGTCACCGAGCGCGGCCAGTGGAACGCCTTCCGCACCTGCGGCCGCGACGACCAGCAGGGTGCCGTCGCCGGCGCCTATCTCGCCCAGCACTATCGCGACAAGAAGATCGCCATCGTCCACGACAAGACGACCTACGGCAAAGGCCTTGCCGACGAGACGCAGAAGGCGCTGCGCGCCGCCGGCCTGCGCGAGGTCATCTACGAAGGCGTCAACACCGGCGAGAAGGACTTCTCGGCGCTGATCTCCAAGCTGAAGGCAGCCGGCGTCGACATCGTCTACTGGGGCGGCCTGCACACCGAGGGCGGCCTGATCGTCCGCCAGATGCGCGACCAGGGCGTCCAGGCGCCGCTCATGTCCGGCGACGGCATTGCCGACAACGAATTCGCCGCCATTGCCGGCCCCGGCGCCGAAGGCACGCTGATGACCTTCCCGCCCGACCCGCGCAACCGCCCGGAAGCCGCCGCCATCGTCGAGCGCTTCCGCACCCAGCGCCGGTTCGACCCGCAGGCCTATACGCTCTACAGCTATGCCGCGGTCCAGATCTTCCAGCAGGCGGCGATCGCCACCAACTCGCTCGACCCGCGCAAGATCGCCGAACACATGCGCTCGGGCGTCGTGTTCAAGACCGTGATCGGCGACATCTCCTACGACAAGAAGGGTGACATCACCCGCGCGGACTACGTCACCTATACCTGGCGGCGTCAGCCGGACGGCAAGATCACCTATGTCGAGAACTGA
- the dsbD_2 gene encoding Thiol:disulfide interchange protein DsbD, whose protein sequence is MPDVTLTAALLAGLVSFLSPCVLPLVPPYLVYLTGATLDDLAEVDTGKALVKRAVSLALVFVAGFTTVFVLLGASASVLGQVLRIHSGTFATIAGIAIIIMGLHFLGLFRIPLLYRQAKVDVAPRAGPLGAYVMGLAFAFGWTPCIGPVLAAILAVAASEMTVHRGALLLAVYSLGLGIPFVLAALAIRRFLAFASAVKKRLRAIEMAMGGLLVATGIAFLTGGMATAAYWLLETFPALAAFG, encoded by the coding sequence ATGCCCGATGTGACCCTTACCGCGGCCCTGCTTGCGGGCCTCGTCAGCTTCCTGTCGCCTTGCGTCCTGCCGCTGGTGCCGCCTTATCTCGTCTATCTGACCGGCGCGACGCTCGACGACCTCGCCGAGGTCGATACCGGCAAGGCCCTGGTGAAGCGCGCGGTCTCGCTCGCGCTGGTCTTCGTTGCCGGCTTCACCACCGTCTTCGTGCTGCTCGGCGCCTCGGCTTCGGTGCTCGGCCAGGTGCTCAGGATCCATTCCGGCACCTTTGCCACCATTGCCGGCATCGCCATCATCATCATGGGCCTGCATTTCCTCGGGCTGTTCCGCATCCCCTTGCTCTACCGGCAGGCCAAGGTCGATGTCGCGCCGCGTGCGGGTCCGCTCGGGGCCTATGTGATGGGGCTCGCCTTCGCCTTCGGCTGGACGCCGTGCATCGGGCCGGTTCTGGCGGCGATCCTCGCCGTCGCCGCCTCGGAAATGACCGTCCATCGCGGCGCGCTGCTGCTGGCGGTCTATTCGCTGGGGCTCGGCATTCCTTTCGTGCTGGCCGCGCTCGCCATCCGCCGCTTCCTCGCCTTCGCCTCGGCGGTCAAGAAGCGGCTGCGGGCGATCGAGATGGCCATGGGCGGGCTGCTGGTCGCGACCGGCATCGCCTTCCTGACCGGCGGCATGGCGACCGCCGCCTACTGGCTTCTGGAAACCTTCCCGGCGCTCGCCGCTTTCGGTTAG
- a CDS encoding DSBA-like thioredoxin domain protein → MSDPITVTYLFDPLCGWCYGASPVIRQLARAPGIAVVPAPTGLFSGAGARPMDADFAAYAWSNDQRIAQITGQPFSEAYRLKVLSAPGQRFDSAAATAGLTAVHLSRPEAELDALATLQSARYDGGRDIVSAAGVAAVLREAGLAEAADRLTAADPALVDAVRQRTGAAQRMMAAFGARGVPALVAGTGSSQRLLGSNALFGDARALIAAIGAS, encoded by the coding sequence ATGAGCGATCCAATCACCGTCACCTACCTGTTCGACCCGCTCTGCGGCTGGTGCTACGGCGCCTCGCCCGTCATCCGCCAGTTGGCCCGCGCGCCCGGCATTGCGGTCGTGCCCGCGCCGACCGGCCTGTTCTCCGGCGCCGGAGCGCGGCCAATGGATGCGGACTTTGCCGCCTATGCCTGGTCGAACGACCAGCGCATCGCCCAGATCACCGGCCAGCCTTTCAGCGAGGCCTACCGCCTGAAGGTGCTCAGCGCGCCGGGTCAGCGGTTCGATTCGGCAGCCGCCACGGCCGGCCTCACCGCCGTGCATCTCAGCCGGCCGGAGGCCGAGCTCGATGCCCTCGCCACGCTCCAGTCGGCGCGCTACGACGGCGGGCGCGACATCGTCTCGGCGGCCGGCGTCGCCGCCGTCCTGCGCGAGGCCGGCCTGGCCGAGGCGGCGGACCGGCTCACCGCGGCCGACCCGGCGCTCGTCGATGCGGTGCGGCAGCGCACCGGCGCCGCGCAGCGGATGATGGCGGCCTTCGGCGCCCGCGGCGTACCGGCCCTGGTCGCCGGCACCGGCAGCAGCCAGCGCCTGCTCGGCTCCAATGCGCTGTTCGGCGATGCCCGGGCACTGATCGCTGCGATTGGCGCAAGCTGA
- the dadA_4 gene encoding D-amino acid dehydrogenase small subunit gives MTEIHDVLVLGAGMVGASAALEARRRGLSTVLVDRRGAGEETSYGNAGVVDGGNLYPVAMPRDLPSLFKHALNREAASHYHPSALPRVASWMFDYWRWSAPDKLEETARVMRPFFAEAVPSHREFAKLAGAERYFRQDGWLELYRTQRSLDGQARRQRLAREYGLRSVTLSKGETLELEPHLKGNFAGAIWQQDADTVSSPGGVTKAYAEAFVAAGGRFAKGDAMTLAKVPEGFAVETEEGRLLARQVVVALGIWSADLIAKFGYSVPLTAKRGYHRHYQPKGNAFLTRQVCDEDVGYCLCPMEQGIRLTTGIEIAMPDAPKTPVQLERALRAAGDLFDLGEPVEAEPWMGRRPATPDSRPVIGAAPRHEGLWFAFGHGHWGFTLGPATAKALLAAMAGETPRIDLKPYRIERFG, from the coding sequence ATGACTGAAATCCACGACGTTCTGGTTCTCGGCGCCGGCATGGTCGGCGCTTCGGCGGCGCTTGAGGCGCGCCGCCGCGGCCTGTCCACCGTGCTGGTCGACCGGCGTGGGGCCGGCGAGGAAACGAGCTACGGCAATGCGGGCGTGGTCGACGGCGGCAATCTCTATCCGGTCGCCATGCCGCGCGATCTGCCGAGCCTGTTCAAGCATGCCCTGAACCGCGAGGCGGCCTCGCATTATCACCCGAGCGCCCTGCCGCGCGTCGCCAGCTGGATGTTCGACTACTGGCGCTGGTCGGCTCCCGACAAGCTGGAGGAGACCGCCCGCGTCATGCGGCCGTTCTTCGCCGAGGCGGTGCCGAGCCACCGGGAATTCGCCAAGCTCGCCGGCGCCGAGCGCTATTTCCGCCAGGACGGCTGGCTGGAGCTCTACCGCACCCAGCGGAGCCTCGACGGCCAGGCGCGGCGCCAGCGGCTCGCCCGCGAATATGGCCTGCGCAGCGTGACGCTCAGCAAGGGCGAGACGCTGGAACTGGAGCCGCATCTGAAGGGCAATTTTGCCGGGGCGATCTGGCAGCAGGACGCCGACACCGTGTCGAGCCCGGGCGGCGTGACCAAGGCCTATGCGGAGGCCTTCGTCGCGGCCGGCGGCCGTTTCGCCAAGGGCGATGCCATGACGCTCGCCAAGGTGCCGGAGGGCTTTGCCGTCGAGACCGAGGAAGGGCGCCTTCTCGCACGCCAGGTCGTGGTGGCGCTGGGCATCTGGTCCGCCGATCTCATTGCGAAATTCGGCTATTCGGTGCCGCTCACCGCCAAGCGCGGCTATCACCGGCACTACCAGCCGAAGGGCAATGCCTTCCTCACACGCCAGGTCTGCGACGAGGATGTCGGCTATTGCCTGTGCCCGATGGAACAGGGCATCCGCCTGACGACCGGCATCGAGATCGCGATGCCCGACGCGCCGAAGACCCCGGTGCAGCTCGAGCGGGCGCTGCGCGCGGCGGGCGACCTGTTCGACCTCGGCGAGCCGGTGGAGGCCGAACCCTGGATGGGCCGCCGGCCGGCGACGCCGGATTCGCGGCCGGTGATCGGAGCGGCGCCCCGCCACGAAGGCCTGTGGTTCGCCTTCGGCCACGGCCATTGGGGTTTCACGCTGGGGCCGGCGACCGCCAAGGCGCTGCTGGCGGCGATGGCCGGCGAGACGCCGCGCATCGATCTCAAGCCCTACCGCATCGAGCGTTTCGGCTGA